The Streptomyces vinaceus genome contains the following window.
GCGGCGGCGATCTTGTGGTGGGCGGTGAGGGCGAACACGGCCAGGACGACCGCGAGGGCGCCCAGGGACACGTACAGCATCGGCATCAGGGCGCGGTCGGCGAACCGGCCTCCAATGAGGTTCCCGGCGACCATGCCGAGGCCGAAGAGGACGAGCAGCCAGGTCACGGAGGTGTCGGCGAAGCCGGCCACGTTGGTCATCATCGGCGTGATGTAGGTGATCGCGGCGAAGACGCCGCCGAAGCCGAGGACGGTCATCGCCATCGCGAGCAGGACCTGGACGTTGCGGAAGGCGGCCAGCTCGTGGCGGATCCGCACGCCCTCGGGCCGCGGCAGCTCGGGGACCAGCCTGGCGATGCCGAGGAGGCCGAGGACACCGAGGGCGGCGACGATCAGGAAGGTGACGCGCCAGCCGAGGGTCTGGCCGACCAGGGTGCCGAGCGGGACGCCGACGACGTTGGCGACGGTCAGACCCGTGAACATCATCGCGATCGCGCCGGCCTTCTTCTCGGGGGCGACGAGCCCGGCGGCGACCACCGAGCCGATGCCGAAGAAGGCACCGTGGGCGAGGGAGGCGACGACGCGCCCCGCGAGCATGACGCCGAAGGCGGGGGCGAGGGCGGAGAGCACGTTGCCCGCGATGAACAGCCCCATGAGCAGCATCAGCATCCGCTTGCGCGGGATACGGGTGCCGAGGACGGTCATGAGCGGGGCGCCGAGGACGACGCCGAGGGCGTATCCGGTCACCAGGAAGCCGGCGGTGGGGATCGAGGTGCCGTAGTCGGCGGCGACCTCGGGGAGCAGGCCCATGATCACGAATTCGGTGGTGCCGATCCCGAAGGCCCCGATGGCCAGGGCGAGGAGTGCGAGAGGCATGAGGGGTGCCCTTCAGAGGTGGTGGTGCGGTTTCGCAGCACTTGCCCGCGCTGCTTACGTGCGTCCACATTAATTGCAGACGCGGGATAATTGCAAACGCGGGCTATTGCGTGAGTGGCCTATCCTGGGAGGGAACCCCTGGGGACAAGGGGAACGGGAACACCGGAAGCGGTGTGAAGGAGCAGGGAGCAGCCATGACGGCCACCGACAGCGCACTCACCGGCCTCGCCCAGGGCTGGTGCGCCCTGTCCCTGCTGCACGGGCGGATCGAGGCCCACATCGAGCGGGCCCTGCAGGCGGGGCACGGGCTGAGCGTGCGCGAGTACTCGCTGCTGGACGTCCTGAGCCGCCAGCACAGCGGTCCGGGCGGCCACCTGCGGATGCACCAGGTGGCCGACTCGGTGGTGCTCAGCCAGAGCGCCACCACCCGGCTCGTCAGCCGGCTGGAGGACCGCGGGCTGCTCAACCGCTACATCTGCGACACCGACCGCCGGGGCATCTACACCGACGTGAGCGAGGCCGGCCTGACCCTGCTGGCCGCCGCCCGGCCGACCAACGACACCGCGCTGCGCGAGGCCCTGGCCGAGGCCGCCCGCAACCCCGAACTCGCCCCGCTGGTCGCGGCGGTGGAGAACACCCGGGGCTAGGCCGTGTCTTTCGGATCACGGCGGGGTCGCGGCCATCCGCGGCCTGTGAACCCCCTAGCCCTTGGAGGGTCCGGCGCTCGGGGGTGGTGAGGAGCGCAGCGGAGAGGACGACGGGGTGGCGGACGCGGCCGGGGACCTCGACGGCGGGACCGGGGAGTGCGCGCCGGACGGGGTCGGCGTCGCCCCGGGCGGGCGCGCCGTGCGGGCCCCGGGGCCCGGGGAGGTGACCGGGGACGGCGTCACCGACGGGTCGGGGGTGCCGGTCCCCGTACCGGGATCCGGCGACGGCCCGGGCCCGGGGATCTCGGGCGGCGCGGCCGGTGGCACCGGCCGGACCGGGGAAGTGGACGGGCCCAGTACGAGGTACCCCGCTACGGCGGCGGCGGCCGCGGCCAGTCCCGCGAGCGGCAGCGCGTACCGCCGCAGGCCCATCCGCAGTCGCGCGGCGGGCAGCCGCCGGACGTGCAGACCCGGCGGCTGCGCGGGGCGCAGCTCGCGGACGGTGATCCCGGCCGCGCGGGCGTCGAGGGCCTGGCGCAGCCTGCGTTCGACGGTGCGTTCGCCGGGCGTCATATCCGTCCCTCCAAAATCCGTTCCAGCGCGTCCAGGGCGCGGCTCGCGTTCGACTTCACGGCGCCCCGGCTGATTCCGAGGGTGGTCGCTATCTCCGCCTCGCTGAGCTCGGCCCAGTAGCGCAGTACGAGGACCTGGCGGCGGCGCGGGGTCAGCCGGCCGAGCGCGGCGAGCACCTCGCGGTGCGCCTCGTCGAGGACCACGTGGTCCTCGGCGGACGGCACCTCGGCCGCCGCGGGCGGGGTCCAGGCGCGGGCCGTGCGGCGGCGGCGCAGCACGGACCGGGAGGTGTTGACGACGGCGGTCCGCAGGTAGCCGAGCGCGTTGTCGACCTCGCTGATCTGTTCCCCGTGGCGCCGGTACAGGGCCGTGAAGGCGTCCTGGACCACGTCCTCGGCGGTGGCCAGGTCGTCGACGAGCAGCACCGCCAGCCGGACCATGCGCAGCCGGTGCGCGTGGTACAGCTCGGTGACGGTGGGCTGGGGCGCGTCGGCCCGCGGGTCGCCGGCGTACCCGGAGCCCGCCCCCGCCCCGTACGCGGTGGCGGTCGCCGGTCCGTACGGCTGCGCCGACCGCGCCGGGGTCGTGCGCCCGCGGCGCAACACCGCCGGCCACAGGTCCCGCAACGACCACGAGCCCCACCACGCCCGGCCGAAGCCGAGCGTGAGGGGGCGTGCGGAGGGTGCTGGTGGTACGAGATGGAGCACGGGAGTCCTGGGTTCCTAACCGTTGGCGCGGCGCCGGACGGCGTAGAGCGTGCCGGCTCCGGCGGCTATGAGCGCGGCGGCCCCGCCCCCGATGGCGGCGGTGGTCGCGGAGGACCCGGTCTTCGCGAGCTCGTCGCCGGCCTGCGAGGGCGTCGCGGTGGGCGCCGTGCCCGGCCGGTCGGTCGGCTGGACGCTCGGCGCCGCCGTGGGCGGGAGGCTGCGCGAGGGCGTGGGCTGGGCGCTGGGCACCGCGGTCGGCGGGACGCTGCGCGAGGGGGTGGGCGTCGCGCTCGACGGGGTGCTGGGGGCGGCCGAGGGGGCGGCCGAGGCGCCCTGTGCGGCGAAGGCGGGACCGGCGAGCGCGAGGACCGCCCCGGCGGCGGCAGCGGTGACGGCTGCCCGGCGGACGGTCGAGGGGACGCGCTTCAGGTTCATCACAGTGGTTCTCCACGGTCGGGTCACGATCGGTGCAGGGCTCGGAATGCCGCCCTTCACCCCGCACGACGCGCGACCCCCGGGGAGGTTGCCGCCGATTCCGAAGAATTTTTCTCAGGCTGTGGGCAGCGGGAGCCTGCGGACCACCTCGAAGCTCAGATTTCCGTACGTGGTGAAGAAGGCCGCGGCCGTGAGCTCCGTGGCGTCCCCCGGGTCGCGGGCCAGCACCTTGGACCGGCGGGCCGTGCGGTCCAGCTCCGGTGCGTGCCGGCGGCCGAGCCGGACGGTACGCACGACACCGTCCGCCCGTACGTTCAGGAAGCAGTCCCAGGTGCCCGGTGCCAGCGGCCCGCCGCCGGCCAGCGTGGCCAGGTCGAGCTCCGCCAGGAAGCCGGCCATCATCAGTTCCGGGTTCTGCTCGGTGAGCTCGGGGGCGGGCCGGGCCAGGAGCGGTACGAGGTGCTCCTCGCCCGTCTCCCGCGCCCGCAGCAGGAGTTCGCTCTGCATGCGGCCGGTCCCGAGGGACTGGATGTAGGCGTGGCCGGTCAGCCGTATCCGGCCGGCGCCCTGCCAGGTCAGCGACGAGAGCCGGTGCTGCGTCCTGAGCCTGTCGGTCACGTCGAAGAGCACGTCCGGCAGGCCCGCCGCGGGGTCCCGGAAGAGCGGGTAGCAGCGGTACACGCGGCCGTTGTCGACGATCTCCCGCGGCGCCGGCTCCAGGGCCGGGTCGTACTCCATCAGTTGCTCGAAGGCGGGCAGCGGGCCGCAGGCGAAGGCGTACAGCCGGATCCAGTCGATGGGCGGCAGCTCGCCGCCCATGTCCGGGCGCCAGTACGTCTGCACCAGCGCCCGCGCCCGGTCGTAGACCTCGGCGCTGAAGGGCGGGTTCTCGTGGCGGGCCTCGACGGCCGGGCGCAGTGCCGTGCGCAGCAGGCTGCGGAAGTGCCGGCCGAGCATCCGGCGCCGCCCGACCGGGTCCCGCACCCGGTCGGCCACCAGGGCCATGACGCGCTCGATGTGCGCCACCGTCTCGCCGGCGGTCCGTGGGCGGGAGGTGATGTTCTGGCCGTCTTCGCGTCGGCGCAGGAAGTAGCAGTCGTAGTCGCCGACGACCGAGATCTTCCCGGCGGCCAGGTACACCTCGGTCACGAAGATCTGGTCCTCGCCGTACCAGAGCTCCTCCGGATAGCGCAGTCCGGCGTCCTCGATGACCTGGCGGCGCATCAGCTTGGCCGAGTGCAGCGAGCGGTAGACCTCGGAGGTGTGCAGGTCCGCCTCCTCGGCGTGCCGGTGGGCCTTGTCCGAGACCGTCCGGCCGAGGCCGACCTGCTTGGCGAGCAC
Protein-coding sequences here:
- a CDS encoding MFS transporter, with the protein product MPLALLALAIGAFGIGTTEFVIMGLLPEVAADYGTSIPTAGFLVTGYALGVVLGAPLMTVLGTRIPRKRMLMLLMGLFIAGNVLSALAPAFGVMLAGRVVASLAHGAFFGIGSVVAAGLVAPEKKAGAIAMMFTGLTVANVVGVPLGTLVGQTLGWRVTFLIVAALGVLGLLGIARLVPELPRPEGVRIRHELAAFRNVQVLLAMAMTVLGFGGVFAAITYITPMMTNVAGFADTSVTWLLVLFGLGMVAGNLIGGRFADRALMPMLYVSLGALAVVLAVFALTAHHKIAAAATIALIGALGFATVPPLQKRVLDQAAGAPTLASAVNIGAFNLGNALAAWLGGLVIAAGLGWTAPNWVGAALAASALVLALVSGALERRTAARAGGPGRVVAGGAAAAAPVPVHR
- a CDS encoding MarR family winged helix-turn-helix transcriptional regulator, which codes for MTATDSALTGLAQGWCALSLLHGRIEAHIERALQAGHGLSVREYSLLDVLSRQHSGPGGHLRMHQVADSVVLSQSATTRLVSRLEDRGLLNRYICDTDRRGIYTDVSEAGLTLLAAARPTNDTALREALAEAARNPELAPLVAAVENTRG
- a CDS encoding RNA polymerase sigma factor, with product MLHLVPPAPSARPLTLGFGRAWWGSWSLRDLWPAVLRRGRTTPARSAQPYGPATATAYGAGAGSGYAGDPRADAPQPTVTELYHAHRLRMVRLAVLLVDDLATAEDVVQDAFTALYRRHGEQISEVDNALGYLRTAVVNTSRSVLRRRRTARAWTPPAAAEVPSAEDHVVLDEAHREVLAALGRLTPRRRQVLVLRYWAELSEAEIATTLGISRGAVKSNASRALDALERILEGRI
- a CDS encoding LAETG motif-containing sortase-dependent surface protein, translated to MNLKRVPSTVRRAAVTAAAAGAVLALAGPAFAAQGASAAPSAAPSTPSSATPTPSRSVPPTAVPSAQPTPSRSLPPTAAPSVQPTDRPGTAPTATPSQAGDELAKTGSSATTAAIGGGAAALIAAGAGTLYAVRRRANG
- a CDS encoding glycosyltransferase family 2 protein → MHHAPVPEITVIIAVYNAMPYLTECLDSALGQSLGAERLEVIAVDDGSTDGSGAELERYAARYPQLRVVHQPNSGGPGGPRNRALDLARGRYVFFLDADDHLGPEALERLLDMAEAQGSDVVLAKQVGLGRTVSDKAHRHAEEADLHTSEVYRSLHSAKLMRRQVIEDAGLRYPEELWYGEDQIFVTEVYLAAGKISVVGDYDCYFLRRREDGQNITSRPRTAGETVAHIERVMALVADRVRDPVGRRRMLGRHFRSLLRTALRPAVEARHENPPFSAEVYDRARALVQTYWRPDMGGELPPIDWIRLYAFACGPLPAFEQLMEYDPALEPAPREIVDNGRVYRCYPLFRDPAAGLPDVLFDVTDRLRTQHRLSSLTWQGAGRIRLTGHAYIQSLGTGRMQSELLLRARETGEEHLVPLLARPAPELTEQNPELMMAGFLAELDLATLAGGGPLAPGTWDCFLNVRADGVVRTVRLGRRHAPELDRTARRSKVLARDPGDATELTAAAFFTTYGNLSFEVVRRLPLPTA